Proteins from a single region of Polyangiaceae bacterium:
- a CDS encoding efflux RND transporter permease subunit, with translation MRLADVSIRRPVFAVMMIAALVVFGLLSYPKVGVDLFPNVEFPIVTVTVIYPGGDPETMESKVADPIEERVNTLSGIKRLRSVNLESVTQVIIEFELSVNVDQAMQDIRDKMSEVQSTLPAQIEPPLIQKFDVGAAPVMGVALSGKLSPRELTNLADKVVKERVQRIPGVGSVDLVGGRERQIKVLVDPAKLSGLGLTVDDVANAIRAQNLDVPGGSVDRGARELSIKTKGEVKNVQEISALLIPNPGGVLIRVSDVAEVRDTVEDARSASFLNGTSAVSLVIRKQSGANTVEVAKRVRKELEALRPRVEQAGATLDVPTDNSTFIEHSIADVQFDLAFGAFLAVIIILFFLHDFRATLISAVALPTSVVATFAFIDWMGFTFNNMTMLGLSLSIGILIDDAIVVIENIHRHLELGEPPIQASSNATAEIFLAVLATTSSIVAVFVPVAFMKGIIGRFFYQFGLTVSFAVAVSMLVSFTLTPMLASRFLKPSHKAKNIVARAVERVLSAIDDIYGRLLRASLKRRWLVVVVATGALLSSFVLVSRVKTEFLPPEDRAEFSLNVELPTGTSLEATKKVVEAVAADIRTHAKGVRLTFTTIGGGAQGQVHQGKIQVVMTPSRERSHSQEDLMAWARARYAKVQNAKITAAPISAIGGDSGFRQQPVQLNIRGDDMDELVAVSTKLKDELAKVPGFVDLDTTYRGGKPEVDISIDRERAADLGVPAATVGTTIRALVADDAVSELKDGLDVYDIVVQLPEDQRENVDSLANIKVRAVSGALVDLSSVVRVNHGEGPSQIERQGRQRQVTVLAGLENLPLGEATKVVDEKAAGIIPAGLTHDYAGMADVMIESFGYMVLALILAVVLVYMILAAQFDSFVQPITIMLSLPLSVIGAFGGLFISGMTLNIFSMIGIIMLMGLVTKNAILLVDFAIQLRAQGVERNEALIRAGVIRLRPITMTTAAMIFGMLPVALAFSEGGETRAPMAVCVIGGLITSTLLTLVVVPVVYTFMDGLAHSRVVRWVSSRLLVEGAAAPTPATGSHES, from the coding sequence ATGAGGCTAGCTGACGTCTCCATTCGGCGGCCGGTGTTCGCGGTGATGATGATCGCCGCGCTGGTGGTGTTCGGTCTGCTTTCCTATCCCAAAGTCGGCGTCGATCTGTTCCCCAACGTGGAGTTCCCCATCGTCACGGTGACCGTGATCTACCCCGGCGGCGATCCGGAGACGATGGAGAGCAAGGTCGCCGACCCCATCGAGGAACGCGTCAACACCCTGAGCGGCATCAAGCGCTTGCGCTCCGTGAACCTGGAGAGCGTCACTCAGGTCATCATCGAGTTCGAGCTGTCGGTGAACGTCGACCAGGCGATGCAGGACATTCGCGACAAGATGAGCGAAGTCCAGTCGACGCTGCCGGCGCAGATCGAGCCGCCCTTGATCCAGAAGTTCGACGTGGGCGCGGCGCCGGTCATGGGCGTGGCCCTATCGGGCAAGCTAAGCCCGCGCGAGCTGACGAACCTGGCCGACAAGGTCGTGAAGGAACGCGTGCAGCGCATTCCCGGCGTCGGCAGCGTGGATCTGGTCGGCGGCCGAGAACGTCAAATCAAGGTGCTCGTGGACCCGGCCAAGCTCAGCGGCCTGGGGCTGACCGTCGACGACGTGGCGAACGCCATCCGCGCCCAGAACCTGGACGTACCCGGCGGCAGTGTGGACCGTGGCGCTCGCGAGCTGAGCATCAAGACCAAGGGCGAGGTCAAGAACGTCCAAGAGATCTCCGCGCTGCTGATCCCGAACCCAGGCGGAGTCCTGATTCGCGTGAGCGATGTCGCGGAGGTGAGAGACACGGTGGAGGACGCGCGTTCGGCGTCCTTCCTGAACGGCACCAGCGCCGTCAGCTTGGTGATCCGCAAGCAGAGCGGCGCCAACACCGTGGAAGTCGCCAAGCGCGTACGCAAGGAGCTGGAGGCACTGCGTCCCCGGGTCGAACAGGCCGGCGCAACCCTGGACGTGCCCACGGACAACTCCACCTTCATCGAGCACTCGATCGCGGACGTGCAGTTCGACTTGGCCTTCGGCGCGTTCCTGGCGGTCATCATCATCTTGTTCTTTTTGCATGACTTCCGCGCGACGCTGATCAGCGCCGTGGCCTTGCCCACCAGCGTGGTCGCCACCTTCGCCTTCATCGACTGGATGGGATTCACCTTCAACAACATGACGATGCTGGGGCTATCTTTGTCCATCGGCATCCTGATCGACGACGCCATCGTGGTGATCGAGAACATTCACCGTCATCTCGAGTTGGGGGAACCACCGATACAAGCGTCGTCCAATGCCACGGCGGAGATCTTCCTCGCGGTGCTCGCCACCACCTCGTCCATCGTCGCGGTGTTCGTGCCCGTGGCATTCATGAAGGGCATCATCGGTCGCTTCTTCTATCAGTTCGGCCTGACCGTCAGCTTCGCGGTGGCCGTCAGCATGTTGGTGTCCTTCACCCTGACCCCCATGCTGGCGTCGCGCTTTCTCAAGCCGAGCCACAAGGCGAAGAACATCGTGGCGCGCGCAGTGGAGCGCGTGCTCAGCGCCATCGACGACATCTACGGCCGCCTATTGCGCGCCTCCCTGAAGCGGCGCTGGCTGGTGGTGGTGGTGGCAACCGGAGCACTGCTCTCCTCTTTCGTCCTCGTCAGCCGGGTGAAGACGGAGTTCTTGCCGCCCGAGGACCGCGCCGAGTTCTCCCTCAACGTGGAGCTGCCCACGGGCACGTCTTTGGAAGCGACGAAGAAGGTCGTCGAAGCCGTGGCCGCGGACATTCGCACGCACGCGAAGGGCGTCCGGCTCACCTTCACCACCATCGGCGGTGGCGCCCAGGGCCAGGTGCACCAGGGCAAGATCCAAGTCGTGATGACGCCTTCACGCGAGCGCAGTCACAGCCAAGAAGACTTGATGGCGTGGGCCCGCGCCCGCTACGCCAAGGTGCAGAACGCCAAGATCACCGCCGCGCCCATCAGTGCCATCGGCGGCGACAGTGGCTTCCGTCAGCAGCCCGTGCAGCTCAACATCCGTGGCGACGACATGGATGAGCTCGTGGCCGTGTCCACGAAACTGAAGGACGAGCTGGCCAAGGTCCCTGGCTTCGTCGACCTGGACACCACCTATCGTGGCGGCAAACCCGAAGTGGACATCTCCATCGATCGCGAACGCGCCGCCGACCTCGGCGTGCCGGCGGCCACCGTGGGCACGACCATTCGCGCGCTGGTTGCCGACGATGCGGTCAGCGAGCTGAAGGACGGCCTGGACGTCTACGACATCGTGGTTCAGCTGCCCGAGGATCAGCGCGAGAACGTCGATTCCCTCGCCAACATCAAGGTACGCGCGGTGTCCGGGGCGCTGGTGGATCTGAGTAGCGTCGTGCGCGTGAACCACGGAGAAGGCCCGAGTCAGATCGAGCGCCAGGGCCGACAACGTCAGGTCACGGTGCTGGCCGGCTTGGAGAACCTGCCCCTGGGTGAAGCCACGAAGGTCGTGGATGAGAAGGCCGCGGGCATCATTCCCGCGGGGCTCACTCACGACTACGCCGGCATGGCCGACGTGATGATCGAGTCCTTCGGCTACATGGTGCTGGCGCTGATCTTGGCAGTGGTGCTGGTCTACATGATTCTGGCGGCGCAGTTCGACAGTTTCGTGCAGCCGATCACCATCATGCTGTCGCTGCCCCTCTCCGTGATTGGTGCTTTCGGTGGGCTATTCATCTCCGGCATGACGCTGAACATCTTTTCGATGATCGGCATCATCATGTTGATGGGTCTGGTCACGAAGAACGCGATTCTGCTAGTCGACTTCGCGATTCAGCTGCGAGCGCAGGGCGTGGAGCGCAACGAAGCGCTGATCCGCGCCGGTGTGATTCGCTTGCGCCCGATCACCATGACCACGGCCGCGATGATCTTCGGCATGCTGCCCGTGGCCTTGGCTTTCAGCGAAGGCGGCGAGACTCGCGCACCGATGGCGGTGTGCGTGATTGGCGGCCTCATCACCAGCACGCTGCTCACATTGGTGGTGGTGCCGGTCGTCTACACTTTCATGGACGGGCTCGCCCACAGCCGCGTGGTGCGCTGGGTGTCGAGTCGCCTACTGGTCGAAGGCGCTGCGGCCCCGACCCCAGCAACCGGGAGCCACGAGTCATGA
- a CDS encoding efflux RND transporter periplasmic adaptor subunit: MKCSRFVATCTLAAVALALPACKKSKADGGGLPDPTGGALPQPDIPQVPTASSANSPSSNSDKDGFHGTGTLQPKEEAQLGPKASGVLTAIAVEEGDDVKKGQFLFRLDSRQAGLAVEQAKAQVTAAKVGLSAAELDYKRTKELFDRGSVAPAIHDASKSRLDGAKTSVKQAEVALSLTKKMAGDMSVHSPIKGVVTAKLKNVGETVTMMPPTIVLVVQDVSALELRARLPERTLSFLAVGTNVKVRFPAVDQELTVPIGRINPAVDPRTRTVEVVAVIDNAGRKLKPGMLAEITIEPKGAAAPPSSSKTAKGAP, encoded by the coding sequence ATGAAATGCTCGAGGTTCGTTGCCACCTGCACTCTTGCCGCCGTCGCTTTGGCGCTGCCGGCATGCAAAAAGAGCAAAGCGGACGGCGGGGGATTGCCGGATCCGACGGGCGGCGCCCTGCCGCAGCCCGACATTCCCCAAGTTCCCACGGCGTCGTCGGCCAACTCGCCGTCGTCGAACAGTGACAAGGACGGGTTCCACGGCACCGGCACGCTGCAGCCGAAAGAAGAAGCACAACTCGGTCCCAAGGCCAGCGGTGTGCTCACGGCGATTGCGGTGGAAGAAGGTGACGACGTCAAGAAGGGGCAGTTCTTGTTTCGCCTCGACTCGCGCCAAGCCGGGCTGGCCGTGGAACAAGCCAAAGCGCAAGTCACTGCCGCCAAGGTTGGCCTGAGTGCAGCCGAGCTCGACTACAAGCGCACGAAGGAGCTCTTCGATCGGGGTTCGGTGGCACCGGCAATCCATGATGCCTCCAAGTCGCGCTTGGACGGCGCCAAGACGTCGGTAAAGCAGGCGGAAGTCGCGCTGAGCCTGACCAAGAAGATGGCCGGCGACATGAGCGTGCACTCGCCGATCAAGGGCGTCGTTACCGCGAAGCTGAAGAACGTAGGCGAAACCGTCACCATGATGCCGCCCACCATCGTGCTCGTGGTGCAAGACGTCAGCGCACTGGAGCTGCGCGCGCGGCTACCGGAACGCACGCTGTCGTTCTTGGCGGTGGGCACGAACGTGAAGGTGCGCTTCCCCGCCGTCGACCAAGAGCTGACGGTGCCCATCGGCCGCATCAATCCCGCCGTCGACCCGCGCACACGCACCGTGGAGGTGGTGGCGGTGATCGACAACGCCGGGCGCAAGCTCAAGCCCGGAATGCTGGCGGAGATCACCATCGAACCCAAAGGCGCAGCGGCGCCGCCGAGTTCGAGCAAGACGGCCAAAGGGGCGCCATGA
- a CDS encoding TetR/AcrR family transcriptional regulator: MPQAAASQGVTRTAASATSTTPARVRKRVRELASETYREAILEAAERAFLRAGYHQAKMSDVAREAGVSIGTVYNYFDSKEQVFSSLVEAGRNEFLSALESADASDSSLERAFAIVRAALQHIEARGELFTMYMRMGMVSEGDIGRVLGEHHEDGYVHYLSLLASALSEAQTEGVLRRDLSAEILAGSLAANVNAVVFRWMRSERGTELLDEAKTALDLFLRGANQS; the protein is encoded by the coding sequence GTGCCCCAAGCAGCAGCGTCCCAAGGCGTCACGCGCACGGCAGCGTCCGCCACGTCTACGACTCCCGCCCGGGTGCGCAAACGAGTGCGCGAGCTGGCGAGCGAGACCTACCGCGAAGCGATCTTGGAAGCGGCGGAGCGCGCCTTCCTTCGCGCCGGCTACCACCAGGCAAAGATGAGCGACGTGGCGCGCGAAGCCGGCGTCTCGATCGGCACGGTCTACAACTACTTCGACAGCAAGGAGCAGGTCTTTTCTTCCTTGGTCGAAGCGGGGCGCAATGAGTTTCTCTCGGCACTCGAAAGTGCGGATGCTTCGGACTCCAGTCTGGAACGCGCCTTCGCCATCGTGCGCGCGGCCTTGCAGCACATCGAAGCCCGGGGTGAGCTCTTCACCATGTACATGCGCATGGGCATGGTCAGCGAGGGCGACATTGGCCGTGTCTTGGGAGAGCACCACGAGGACGGCTACGTGCACTACCTGTCGTTGCTCGCGAGCGCGCTTTCCGAAGCGCAGACCGAAGGCGTGCTGCGGCGCGATCTCTCTGCCGAAATACTGGCCGGCTCTCTCGCTGCCAACGTGAACGCCGTGGTGTTCCGCTGGATGCGTTCGGAACGCGGCACTGAACTATTGGACGAAGCGAAAACTGCTCTCGATCTGTTCCTGCGAGGAGCCAACCAGTCATGA
- a CDS encoding serine hydrolase: MTHSRLVLPRRDLLLGLSALAAVAPLGCGSDDDSGKTSGTPTPTGDYFPPNGSDEWETVAPEDAGFSASGLDALKTVVESNHSSSFMILVDGRIVVEWYFMGASATTRTDVASVQKSFSSTLMGLARARGLLDFDDKVSDYLPDGWSNATPAEEAPITLRHLMTHSSGLSDTTLEKVHEPGAVFNYNTAAYQKTRPVLEAVAGKDINALSREWLFDAIDDRGAWKDRGKTDPTGAAIWGLDQSARDMARFGLLAQRGGKWHDKAVTDSGWFAEAWSPSQAKADYGLLWWLQGQGKLKNKAPADLVSALGARDQKIYVVPSLEAVVTRQGLAAGVETEAESDFDLVLLKAIADARIPA, encoded by the coding sequence ATGACCCATTCACGCCTCGTTCTGCCCCGCCGCGATCTGTTGCTTGGCTTGTCCGCTTTGGCGGCCGTCGCCCCTTTGGGTTGCGGAAGCGACGATGACTCGGGAAAGACCTCCGGCACGCCCACGCCGACGGGCGACTACTTTCCCCCGAACGGCAGCGACGAGTGGGAAACCGTCGCGCCCGAAGACGCCGGGTTTTCAGCGTCGGGTCTCGATGCGCTGAAGACGGTGGTGGAGTCGAACCACTCCAGCAGCTTCATGATCCTCGTCGACGGCCGCATCGTCGTCGAGTGGTACTTCATGGGCGCGAGCGCGACCACGCGCACGGACGTCGCCTCGGTGCAAAAGAGCTTCAGCTCCACGCTGATGGGGCTAGCACGAGCGCGCGGGTTGCTCGACTTCGATGACAAGGTCTCCGACTACCTGCCCGACGGTTGGTCCAACGCCACGCCGGCCGAAGAAGCGCCCATCACTCTGCGTCACCTGATGACGCACAGCAGCGGCCTGAGCGATACTACTTTGGAGAAGGTCCACGAGCCGGGGGCCGTGTTCAACTACAACACCGCTGCTTATCAGAAGACGCGGCCAGTGCTCGAAGCCGTGGCGGGCAAAGACATCAACGCGCTGAGCCGTGAATGGCTCTTCGATGCCATCGACGACCGCGGTGCCTGGAAAGACCGCGGCAAGACCGACCCGACGGGCGCCGCCATTTGGGGACTCGACCAGAGCGCACGCGACATGGCGCGCTTCGGTTTGCTCGCCCAGCGCGGCGGCAAGTGGCACGACAAGGCCGTCACCGACTCGGGCTGGTTCGCGGAAGCATGGTCGCCTTCGCAAGCGAAAGCGGACTACGGTTTGCTGTGGTGGTTGCAGGGGCAAGGCAAGCTGAAGAACAAGGCCCCCGCCGATCTGGTGTCGGCCCTCGGCGCCCGCGATCAGAAGATCTACGTGGTACCCAGCCTCGAAGCGGTCGTCACGCGCCAAGGCTTGGCCGCTGGCGTGGAAACCGAGGCAGAGTCGGACTTCGATCTCGTGCTGCTCAAAGCCATCGCCGACGCGCGCATCCCGGCCTGA
- a CDS encoding Uma2 family endonuclease, with the protein MSVAAQIPRISFEEFLRLERLNTSKHEWLDGIVYMMAGGIFEHGRLVDNVLVALRQRLAGRRCTPYSGNFLIRTPGGLGAYPDVMVFCGDIIGDPADPERAATNPTLLVEVLSDSTEDYDRGEKFENYKTIPSFTEYVLINQNERKVEVFSKRSGWSPSVASAGESVTLEAIGVVIAVDEIYA; encoded by the coding sequence GTGAGCGTCGCTGCGCAGATCCCACGCATCTCCTTCGAAGAATTCCTTCGTCTCGAGCGCCTCAACACGTCGAAGCACGAGTGGCTCGACGGAATCGTCTACATGATGGCCGGGGGCATTTTCGAGCATGGGCGCCTCGTGGACAACGTTCTGGTCGCGCTGCGACAGCGCCTCGCCGGTCGCCGATGCACTCCCTACTCGGGCAACTTCCTGATCCGCACTCCAGGCGGGCTCGGAGCGTATCCAGACGTCATGGTCTTTTGCGGCGACATCATCGGCGACCCGGCTGACCCCGAGCGGGCCGCCACCAATCCTACGCTGCTCGTCGAAGTACTTTCGGACAGCACGGAGGACTACGACCGCGGAGAGAAGTTCGAGAACTACAAGACGATCCCGTCTTTCACCGAGTATGTGCTGATCAACCAGAACGAACGAAAGGTCGAGGTCTTCTCCAAGCGATCCGGTTGGAGTCCCAGCGTGGCAAGCGCCGGGGAGTCGGTGACCTTGGAAGCGATTGGCGTGGTGATCGCCGTCGACGAGATCTACGCGTAG
- a CDS encoding HipA domain-containing protein — protein MTRKSAVERLAVYRGDEFAGQIERTARGARFAYDTRYREAHEADPGPLAGAIALHLPLRAEPHEIAGTNLHPFFANLLPEGARYAALLGAVKTSPEDLLSLLAAAGEDCVGDIAVVCSEDPPRPTRPTLDLARVAEASFNELLRQSLNYAGQGEQHTTPGVQEKISAAMISVPIDALAGEAYLLKLEPQNYPRIVQNEAFFMGLARDAGIDTAEVSVLEDRDGTVGLLVRRFDRTTEKLHVEDGCQLLDRYPADKYAVSLAEVASAIAAHSSTAILDVANLIRLAAFSQAIANGDLHAKNVSLLLNEDRASLRLSPAYDLLTTLPYGDTSMALPLDGRDKKLRRSHFVTFAERFGVRAAATRAILDEVCHAVQAGARRVGVIGFADRKTTQLERTLEQRCRELS, from the coding sequence GTGACGCGCAAGAGCGCCGTCGAACGCCTGGCCGTGTACCGCGGAGACGAGTTCGCCGGCCAGATCGAGCGCACCGCGCGCGGCGCGCGGTTCGCCTACGACACGCGCTATCGGGAAGCGCACGAAGCAGATCCGGGCCCCCTTGCTGGCGCCATCGCCTTGCACCTGCCGCTGAGAGCCGAGCCACACGAGATCGCCGGCACCAACCTCCATCCCTTCTTCGCAAACCTCTTGCCCGAGGGCGCCCGCTACGCGGCCCTGCTGGGCGCGGTCAAGACCTCCCCCGAAGACTTGCTCTCCTTGCTCGCAGCGGCGGGCGAGGACTGCGTTGGTGATATCGCTGTCGTTTGTAGCGAGGACCCGCCGCGGCCCACCAGGCCGACCCTAGATCTCGCTCGCGTCGCGGAGGCGTCGTTCAACGAACTCTTGCGGCAGAGCCTGAACTACGCGGGCCAAGGAGAGCAGCACACGACTCCGGGCGTACAAGAGAAGATCTCGGCTGCCATGATCTCGGTGCCGATCGATGCGCTGGCGGGAGAAGCGTACTTGCTAAAACTCGAGCCCCAGAACTACCCGCGCATCGTGCAGAACGAGGCCTTCTTCATGGGGTTGGCCAGGGACGCGGGCATCGACACGGCCGAGGTTAGCGTCCTCGAAGATCGCGACGGCACGGTAGGGCTCCTGGTCCGACGCTTCGACCGGACGACGGAGAAGCTGCACGTCGAGGACGGGTGTCAGCTCTTGGATCGCTACCCAGCGGACAAGTACGCCGTGAGTCTGGCGGAGGTCGCCAGCGCAATCGCCGCGCACAGCTCGACGGCAATCCTCGACGTCGCGAACCTCATTCGCCTGGCGGCCTTCTCCCAAGCGATCGCCAACGGTGATCTGCACGCCAAAAACGTCAGCCTCTTGCTCAACGAGGACCGCGCCAGCCTGAGGCTGTCCCCCGCCTACGATCTCTTGACGACGCTGCCCTACGGCGACACCAGCATGGCGCTCCCCCTCGACGGTCGCGACAAGAAGCTCCGACGCTCCCACTTCGTGACGTTTGCGGAGCGCTTCGGTGTCCGCGCCGCAGCCACTCGCGCCATCCTCGACGAGGTGTGCCACGCCGTCCAAGCCGGAGCGCGGAGAGTCGGCGTGATCGGCTTTGCCGACCGCAAGACGACCCAGCTCGAACGCACGCTCGAGCAACGCTGTCGCGAACTCAGTTGA
- a CDS encoding helix-turn-helix transcriptional regulator: MARKTLKKSRPRPAEPTTAVLGQAIRERRKQLGLTQAALARFAGCGLAFLYELENGKTTVRLDKLLAVLQVLGLTLRLEPGREPLTIGNAK; this comes from the coding sequence ATGGCTCGAAAGACCCTGAAGAAGTCGCGTCCGAGACCCGCCGAACCGACGACGGCGGTGCTGGGTCAGGCGATCCGTGAGCGGCGAAAGCAGCTGGGGCTGACCCAGGCCGCGCTTGCGAGGTTTGCGGGCTGCGGTCTCGCGTTTCTGTATGAGCTGGAGAACGGCAAGACCACGGTCCGCTTGGACAAGCTACTCGCCGTGCTGCAGGTGCTCGGGCTCACGCTGCGTCTCGAGCCCGGCCGTGAGCCCCTCACGATCGGGAACGCGAAGTGA